A single region of the Cereibacter sphaeroides 2.4.1 genome encodes:
- a CDS encoding flagellar hook assembly protein FlgD: MTTAVDASYATGLALQTSTQAKGKSNLGQQDFLTLLTTQLQNQDPFQPMENGEFLAQMAQFSTVSGIEQLNSTLTGIGDGLGAFRTATAASLIGKSVLVPGTLVRADGTGTVRGAVTLTDPAEALVVTYSNSVTGELLHSQTLGAQSAGDVSFGWDGVPSSLVSSRVPLRVSVTAASSDGSVPLAPKVYARVLSVGTSADGKSTVLEVEDKGNVAADTVTSFR; this comes from the coding sequence ATGACGACCGCCGTCGACGCTTCCTATGCCACGGGGCTCGCCCTCCAGACCTCGACGCAGGCCAAGGGCAAGTCGAACCTCGGCCAGCAGGATTTCCTGACGCTGCTGACCACGCAGCTCCAGAACCAGGACCCGTTCCAGCCGATGGAGAACGGCGAGTTCCTGGCCCAGATGGCACAGTTCTCGACCGTGTCCGGGATCGAGCAGCTCAACAGCACGCTGACCGGGATCGGCGACGGGCTCGGTGCCTTCCGCACAGCCACGGCCGCCTCGCTGATCGGCAAGTCGGTGCTGGTGCCGGGCACGCTCGTGCGCGCCGACGGCACGGGGACGGTGCGCGGCGCGGTCACGCTCACCGATCCGGCCGAGGCGCTGGTCGTGACCTATTCGAACAGCGTGACGGGCGAGCTCCTCCACAGTCAGACCCTCGGGGCGCAGAGCGCGGGCGATGTGAGCTTCGGCTGGGACGGCGTGCCGTCCTCGCTCGTTTCCTCCCGCGTGCCGCTGCGGGTGAGCGTCACGGCCGCCTCGTCCGACGGCTCGGTCCCGCTCGCCCCGAAGGTCTATGCCCGCGTCCTGTCGGTCGGCACCAGCGCCGACGGCAAGAGCACGGTCCTCGAGGTCGAGGACAAGGGCAATGTCGCCGCCGACACCGTCACCTCCTTCCGCTGA
- a CDS encoding flagellar hook protein FlgE, whose amino-acid sequence MSINTALSGLSAAQHDIAATSHNIANVGTIGFRGSRAEFADVFNSSPYSISRTAVGSGVQTLRTAMQFSQGSVVATGNTLDLAIEGQGFFATEPAVGPNSAKPEPIYTRAGAFGLNAEGVAINASGQKLLAWPVSVEGDALSQVPGSATPLTIPLTMGSPVGTSTVALSVDLPTDNAMLGTQAAVPPAAAFDPADPTTYAAVTAVPIFDAKGNAVEAAAYFIKTANPTAGNPQTDWAVRLVVAGEPLTPAQGDLTFDATGALSGGTGALSFTAASGSSYTLDLTETQLADRSFEVNTVSQDGKSASALTSLEVDASGTVWAAYGAGSPVAMGQVVLVTFANPQALRQLGASGFAATADSGQPVAGTAGDSGFGIIRAGALEHANVDLTEELVHLITAQRNYQASAKAMETSNSLMQTIMNIRS is encoded by the coding sequence ATGTCGATCAACACCGCCCTCTCGGGGCTCTCCGCCGCCCAGCACGACATCGCCGCCACGTCGCACAACATCGCCAACGTGGGCACCATCGGCTTCCGCGGCAGCCGCGCGGAATTCGCGGACGTGTTCAACTCCTCGCCCTACAGCATCTCGCGGACGGCAGTGGGCTCGGGCGTGCAGACGCTGCGCACCGCCATGCAGTTCAGCCAGGGCTCGGTGGTGGCCACGGGCAACACGCTCGATCTGGCCATCGAGGGGCAGGGCTTCTTCGCCACCGAGCCCGCCGTCGGGCCCAACTCCGCCAAGCCGGAGCCGATCTACACCCGCGCGGGCGCCTTCGGCCTCAATGCCGAGGGCGTGGCGATCAATGCCTCGGGTCAGAAGCTGCTCGCCTGGCCGGTGAGCGTGGAAGGCGACGCGCTGAGCCAGGTGCCGGGCTCGGCCACGCCGCTGACCATTCCGCTCACGATGGGATCGCCGGTGGGGACGAGCACGGTTGCGCTGTCGGTCGATCTGCCGACCGACAATGCGATGCTGGGCACGCAGGCGGCCGTTCCGCCCGCCGCAGCCTTCGATCCGGCCGATCCGACCACCTACGCCGCTGTCACGGCAGTTCCCATCTTCGATGCGAAGGGCAATGCGGTCGAGGCGGCGGCCTATTTCATCAAGACCGCGAACCCCACCGCGGGCAACCCCCAGACAGACTGGGCGGTGCGGCTCGTGGTGGCGGGCGAGCCGCTGACGCCGGCACAGGGCGACCTCACCTTCGACGCGACCGGCGCGCTCTCGGGCGGCACGGGCGCGCTCAGCTTCACGGCGGCTTCGGGCAGCAGCTACACGCTCGATCTCACCGAGACCCAGCTCGCCGACCGGAGCTTCGAGGTCAATACCGTGAGCCAGGACGGCAAGAGCGCCTCGGCGCTGACCAGCCTCGAGGTGGATGCGAGCGGCACGGTCTGGGCCGCCTACGGTGCGGGCAGCCCGGTCGCCATGGGGCAGGTGGTGCTCGTGACCTTCGCCAACCCGCAGGCGCTGCGCCAGCTCGGGGCCTCGGGCTTCGCCGCCACCGCCGATTCCGGTCAGCCCGTCGCGGGCACGGCGGGCGACTCCGGCTTCGGGATCATCCGGGCCGGCGCGCTGGAACATGCCAACGTGGACCTCACCGAGGAGCTCGTCCATCTCATCACCGCGCAGCGCAACTATCAGGCCTCGGCCAAGGCGATGGAGACCTCGAACTCGCTCATGCAGACGATCATGAACATCCGCAGCTGA
- a CDS encoding response regulator, whose product MFSESRDTAPGGVFERWTGYVLVLAVGVTALVAAIFIFSDIDKQLEQNRVAHLDNRTWVLAQFEVDVLNLASAAQMAAYRSDDPARLDELRKRFDILYSRVDIVRGFESGTIAPLEADVLPIFDGPEGFFARWIPVIDGPDADLRAALPQLIGELERDAGSVRSGVVRALGEVMTVSDARRATLRQSLQTFALAALGLLGLMGVLIAVVIVQSNARRRRGMLLERSVHNLRATIESSLDAVVVLDHMGRVVECNRAALDMFRWSPQTAEGTNFVDYIRTDDADGLLRPHARGEEEAELNPTGRDGRITMMAQRTNGSTFPVEVSVAEAQGASQDPFFIAFIRDISERLEREESLKKARNDALKGEEAKSRFLAVMSHEMRTPLNGLMAASDLLQTSTDLTDRQRWLTDIVIGCGSAALDQVNNVLELTRLSDKDGASYARTVFSPVDLIEGLIRQNQPQADKRGNKLWFAQPKNPVPPVLGQRHLFLRVMYNLIGNAIKFTDNGKVSVELLWHPGRTSGTVDLCIHVGDTGIGIAEEHLDTIFRNFETLDASYGRIREGTGLGLGIAKLAAETMGGQIDVQSKLGLGSVFTLRLQLPVAQGAEAAQEEFAEDAPSAGDGARAILVVDDNAINRQLLAEILRMAGHEVATAEDGAEAAEAAGARRFDLILMDVSMPRVDGLEATRRIRRAGASTDTPILGATAHADPDRVPDFLAAGMNDVLVKPITRSALFRAIRQFTETSAAVEEVLPAGDPPPDDLPLIDAELRADLEGNLGPDYIAGMIGRVLSETGDALPEMRRLHEAGDHLAAAKLAHRTAGAAAAVGLMALHRSLASYETAADASNTAEAARALESLPATLERTAAACQATAA is encoded by the coding sequence ATGTTCTCCGAAAGCCGCGACACGGCTCCGGGGGGCGTGTTCGAGCGCTGGACGGGGTATGTGCTCGTCCTCGCGGTCGGCGTCACGGCTCTGGTGGCGGCGATCTTCATCTTTTCCGACATCGACAAGCAGCTCGAGCAGAATCGGGTCGCCCATCTCGACAACCGGACCTGGGTGCTCGCGCAGTTCGAGGTGGATGTGCTGAATCTCGCCTCGGCGGCGCAGATGGCCGCCTATCGGTCGGACGATCCGGCCCGACTCGACGAGCTCCGCAAGAGGTTCGACATCCTCTACAGCCGCGTGGACATCGTCCGCGGATTCGAAAGCGGCACCATTGCACCGCTCGAGGCCGACGTGCTGCCGATCTTCGACGGGCCGGAGGGGTTCTTCGCCCGCTGGATCCCCGTCATCGACGGGCCGGATGCGGACCTGAGAGCCGCTCTTCCGCAGCTGATCGGGGAGCTCGAGAGGGATGCGGGATCGGTCCGCTCGGGCGTGGTGCGCGCGCTCGGGGAAGTGATGACCGTCTCGGACGCGCGGCGCGCGACGCTGCGCCAGTCGCTCCAGACGTTCGCACTGGCGGCCCTCGGACTTCTGGGGCTGATGGGGGTGCTGATCGCCGTGGTGATCGTGCAGAGCAACGCCCGCCGTCGCCGCGGAATGCTGCTCGAACGGTCGGTCCACAACCTGCGCGCCACCATCGAATCCTCGCTGGATGCGGTGGTGGTGCTCGACCACATGGGGCGGGTGGTCGAATGTAACCGTGCGGCGCTGGACATGTTCCGCTGGTCGCCGCAGACGGCCGAAGGCACGAATTTCGTCGACTATATCCGCACGGACGATGCTGACGGGTTGCTGCGTCCTCACGCGCGGGGCGAGGAAGAGGCGGAGCTGAACCCGACCGGGCGCGACGGGCGCATTACGATGATGGCGCAGCGCACGAACGGCTCGACCTTCCCGGTCGAGGTCTCGGTGGCCGAGGCGCAGGGCGCGTCGCAGGATCCGTTCTTCATCGCCTTCATCCGCGACATCTCCGAGCGGCTCGAGCGTGAGGAGAGCCTGAAGAAGGCGCGCAATGACGCGCTGAAGGGCGAAGAGGCCAAGTCGCGCTTCCTCGCGGTCATGAGCCACGAGATGCGGACGCCGCTCAACGGGCTGATGGCTGCCTCCGACCTGCTGCAGACCTCGACGGATCTCACCGACAGACAGCGCTGGCTCACCGACATCGTGATCGGCTGCGGCTCGGCGGCACTCGATCAGGTGAACAACGTGCTCGAGCTGACGCGGCTGTCGGACAAGGACGGCGCGAGCTACGCCCGCACGGTCTTCTCGCCGGTGGATCTCATCGAGGGGCTGATCCGGCAGAACCAGCCGCAGGCCGACAAGCGCGGCAACAAGCTGTGGTTCGCGCAGCCCAAGAACCCGGTGCCGCCCGTGCTCGGGCAGCGCCACCTGTTCCTGCGGGTGATGTACAACCTGATCGGCAATGCCATCAAGTTCACCGACAATGGCAAGGTCTCGGTCGAGCTGCTCTGGCACCCGGGCCGCACGTCCGGCACCGTCGACCTCTGCATCCATGTGGGCGATACGGGCATCGGCATTGCGGAGGAGCATCTCGACACGATCTTCCGCAATTTCGAGACGCTCGACGCCTCCTACGGGCGCATCCGCGAAGGGACGGGCCTCGGCCTCGGCATCGCCAAGCTCGCCGCCGAGACCATGGGCGGGCAGATCGACGTCCAGAGCAAGCTGGGGCTCGGATCCGTCTTCACGCTTCGCCTGCAGCTGCCCGTGGCGCAGGGGGCCGAGGCGGCCCAGGAGGAGTTCGCGGAGGATGCGCCATCGGCCGGGGACGGCGCCCGCGCGATCCTCGTGGTCGATGACAATGCGATCAACCGTCAGCTCCTCGCCGAGATCCTGCGGATGGCGGGGCACGAGGTGGCGACGGCCGAGGATGGCGCCGAGGCGGCCGAGGCGGCTGGCGCCCGCCGCTTCGACCTGATCCTGATGGATGTCTCGATGCCGCGCGTGGACGGGCTCGAGGCCACGCGACGGATCCGGCGGGCCGGCGCCTCGACCGACACGCCCATCCTCGGTGCCACGGCCCATGCCGACCCGGACCGTGTCCCCGACTTCCTCGCAGCCGGCATGAATGACGTGCTGGTGAAGCCCATCACGCGCTCGGCGCTGTTTCGCGCCATCCGCCAGTTCACGGAAACCAGCGCCGCGGTCGAGGAGGTGCTCCCCGCTGGCGACCCGCCACCCGACGATCTGCCGCTGATCGACGCCGAGCTGCGGGCCGACCTCGAGGGCAATCTCGGGCCCGATTATATCGCGGGCATGATCGGCAGGGTGCTGAGCGAGACGGGCGACGCGCTCCCCGAGATGCGGCGCCTGCACGAGGCGGGCGATCATCTGGCGGCCGCCAAGCTCGCGCACCGGACGGCGGGGGCGGCGGCGGCCGTGGGCCTCATGGCGCTGCACCGCAGCCTTGCGAGCTACGAAACGGCAGCCGACGCGTCGAACACGGCTGAGGCCGCGCGCGCGCTCGAGAGCCTGCCCGCGACGCTGGAACGCACCGCTGCCGCCTGTCAGGCCACCGCCGCCTGA
- a CDS encoding response regulator transcription factor, which yields MTQTPQKLSVLIADDHEMVVEMFSLFLTASSEMTVKTAKSLDEALERIKEHGPFDVTLLDLNMPGMNGVAGLVRAIKLSAGKPVAILTSNPTPRMVDEILATGASGIVLKTTPVRSLGNAIRFMHAGEHYLPLELARDRRQAPDSSGGRLTEKEMLVMSYLAEGRQNKEIAHGLNLAEPTIKMHVKSICKKLGATNRTQAVVTARNLGII from the coding sequence ATGACCCAGACGCCCCAAAAGCTCAGCGTTCTCATTGCCGACGATCACGAGATGGTCGTCGAGATGTTCTCGCTCTTTTTGACCGCATCCTCGGAGATGACCGTGAAGACCGCCAAGAGCCTCGACGAGGCTCTCGAGCGGATCAAGGAACACGGGCCCTTCGACGTCACCCTTCTCGATCTGAACATGCCCGGAATGAACGGGGTCGCCGGCCTCGTGCGGGCGATCAAGCTGTCCGCGGGCAAGCCGGTCGCGATCCTGACCTCGAACCCGACCCCGCGGATGGTGGATGAGATCCTTGCTACCGGCGCCTCGGGGATCGTGCTCAAGACGACGCCGGTGCGCAGCCTCGGCAATGCGATCCGGTTCATGCATGCGGGCGAGCATTACCTGCCGCTCGAGCTGGCGCGTGATCGGCGCCAGGCCCCCGACAGCTCGGGCGGACGGCTTACGGAAAAGGAGATGCTCGTCATGTCCTATCTGGCGGAAGGCCGCCAGAACAAGGAGATAGCGCACGGGCTTAATCTTGCCGAACCGACGATCAAGATGCATGTGAAGTCGATCTGCAAGAAGCTGGGCGCCACGAACCGCACGCAGGCCGTGGTGACGGCACGCAATCTCGGCATCATCTGA
- a CDS encoding flagellar basal body rod protein FlgF, translated as MDRLIHTALNSLANLRDTRVIQAQNLANQTVPGFRRDLTNEGDARFLKAMDAASARAFQTERGPHLFSSAPGLLNQTGEPMDVAIAEEGWFFVQPEGGEPALSRRGDLRLTADGRLLNGAGEAMLDPAMQPIELPPVRALIVDETGRILYEPQDGPPGQQVEGPLIATTIPDGVTLRKDPDGRIRAGGEPLPPPDQRARVLQGVLEGSNVNTMEELVSSIELQRTFELNLRMISSAKELDESGARLLRPPE; from the coding sequence ATGGACCGGCTGATCCACACCGCGCTGAACTCGCTGGCGAACCTGCGCGACACGCGGGTGATCCAGGCGCAGAACCTCGCCAACCAGACCGTGCCGGGCTTCCGGCGCGATCTGACGAACGAGGGCGACGCGCGGTTCCTCAAGGCGATGGACGCGGCCTCGGCGCGGGCCTTCCAGACCGAGCGGGGGCCGCATCTCTTCTCCTCCGCGCCGGGTCTTCTGAACCAGACCGGCGAGCCGATGGATGTGGCCATCGCCGAGGAGGGCTGGTTCTTCGTCCAGCCCGAGGGGGGCGAGCCCGCCCTGTCGCGCCGGGGCGACCTGCGGCTCACGGCCGACGGGCGGCTTCTGAACGGAGCGGGCGAGGCGATGCTCGATCCGGCGATGCAGCCGATCGAGCTGCCGCCCGTGCGCGCGCTCATCGTCGACGAGACGGGCCGCATCCTCTACGAGCCGCAGGACGGCCCGCCCGGCCAGCAGGTCGAGGGGCCGCTGATCGCCACCACGATCCCCGACGGCGTGACGCTGCGCAAGGATCCCGACGGCCGGATCCGGGCCGGGGGCGAGCCCCTGCCGCCGCCCGACCAGCGCGCCCGCGTGCTGCAGGGCGTGCTCGAGGGCTCGAACGTCAATACGATGGAGGAGCTCGTCTCCTCGATCGAACTGCAGCGCACCTTCGAGCTCAACCTCCGCATGATCTCCTCGGCCAAGGAGCTGGACGAGAGCGGCGCGCGGCTCCTGCGTCCGCCCGAGTGA
- the flgC gene encoding flagellar basal body rod protein FlgC has protein sequence MNGIDSVFDVGARALSAQMVRMNTVASNLANAGTVSDKAETAFRPLRPVFETSYADAVGRTGLSTTDVAGVVSLDREPARVYRPDHPQADPEGYVWEAPVSVDEEMVEMMEASRQYQNTLEAVSTLRSLMARTASMGQ, from the coding sequence ATGAACGGGATCGACAGTGTCTTCGACGTGGGCGCGCGGGCGCTCTCGGCGCAGATGGTGCGGATGAACACGGTGGCGAGCAACCTCGCCAATGCGGGCACCGTCTCGGACAAGGCCGAGACGGCCTTCCGGCCGCTGCGGCCCGTGTTCGAGACGAGCTATGCCGATGCGGTGGGCCGGACCGGCCTCTCGACCACGGATGTGGCGGGCGTCGTCAGCCTCGACCGCGAGCCCGCGCGGGTCTACCGGCCCGATCATCCGCAGGCCGATCCCGAAGGCTATGTCTGGGAGGCGCCGGTCTCGGTCGACGAGGAGATGGTCGAGATGATGGAGGCGAGCCGCCAGTATCAGAACACGCTCGAGGCGGTCTCGACGCTGCGGTCGCTCATGGCCCGCACCGCCAGCATGGGGCAGTGA
- a CDS encoding flagellar basal body P-ring protein FlgI: MRRALLLAALLACAPPAFADRLKDLTTVAGVRSNPLVGYGVVVGLSGTGDGNSQLTQQSMQSLISRLGLSVETGDLKAKNAAAVMVTADLPPFLKIGQTLDVTVSTVGQAKSLKGGTLLMTPLMGADGEVYAIAQGNLVVGGLGVEGKDGSSLTVNIPTVGRVPRGGMVEKMVETPFLETDHLVLNLNRGDFSTAAAVAEGVNRTFGPDVAVALDGTSIRVRAPADPARRVSFMSLLENVEVDPAPPVARVVVNARTGTVVIGGTVKVTPAAVTHGSLTVRVTEDQRVSQGASVVVGNNATVVAPGEPVVTPDSQVQVVEEPAKAFVFDPGVSLSSLVDAINAVGASPSDLVAILEALREAGALRAELVVI, from the coding sequence GTGAGGCGCGCTCTCCTTCTCGCAGCGCTTCTGGCCTGCGCGCCGCCCGCCTTCGCCGACCGTCTGAAGGACCTGACGACGGTCGCGGGCGTGCGGTCGAACCCGCTCGTGGGCTACGGCGTGGTGGTGGGCCTGTCGGGAACCGGCGACGGCAATTCCCAGCTCACCCAGCAGTCGATGCAGTCGCTGATCTCGCGCCTCGGCCTCTCGGTCGAGACGGGCGATCTCAAGGCCAAGAACGCCGCGGCCGTCATGGTGACGGCCGACCTGCCGCCGTTCCTGAAGATCGGCCAGACGCTCGACGTGACCGTCTCGACCGTGGGTCAGGCCAAGTCGCTGAAGGGCGGCACGCTTCTGATGACGCCGCTCATGGGGGCGGATGGCGAGGTCTATGCCATCGCGCAGGGCAATCTCGTGGTGGGCGGGCTCGGCGTCGAGGGCAAGGATGGCTCCTCGCTCACCGTGAACATCCCGACCGTGGGCCGCGTGCCCCGCGGCGGCATGGTCGAGAAGATGGTCGAGACGCCCTTCCTCGAGACGGACCATCTGGTGCTGAACCTCAACCGCGGCGACTTCTCCACCGCGGCGGCCGTGGCGGAGGGTGTGAACCGCACCTTCGGTCCCGACGTGGCGGTGGCGCTCGACGGGACCTCGATCCGGGTGCGCGCGCCGGCCGATCCCGCGCGGCGCGTGTCTTTCATGAGCCTGCTCGAGAATGTCGAGGTCGACCCCGCGCCGCCCGTGGCCAGGGTGGTGGTCAATGCCCGCACCGGCACCGTCGTCATCGGCGGCACGGTGAAGGTGACGCCCGCGGCCGTCACCCACGGCTCGCTCACCGTCCGCGTGACCGAGGATCAGCGCGTCTCGCAGGGCGCGAGCGTGGTTGTGGGCAACAATGCGACCGTGGTGGCGCCGGGCGAGCCGGTGGTGACGCCCGACAGCCAAGTTCAGGTGGTCGAGGAGCCGGCCAAGGCCTTCGTCTTCGATCCCGGCGTCTCGCTGAGCTCGCTCGTCGATGCGATCAATGCGGTGGGGGCAAGCCCGTCGGACCTCGTGGCGATCCTCGAGGCGCTTCGCGAGGCGGGGGCGCTGCGCGCCGAACTGGTGGTGATCTGA
- a CDS encoding YciE/YciF ferroxidase family protein, translated as MALFSKDIRSMDDLYTHMLQDIYYAEQQIEKALPKMIEKAGDAGLREGFEHHLDETRTHVSRLERVFALLGQDAKGTTCPAIDGIIKEANEVAGDIAEQDVLDAALAAAAQAVEHYEMTRYGTLIAWSKELGRPEVASILEQTLSEEKAADMKLTKLAEARLNRAA; from the coding sequence ATGGCTTTGTTCTCGAAAGACATCCGTTCGATGGACGATCTCTATACCCACATGCTGCAGGACATCTACTACGCCGAGCAGCAGATCGAGAAGGCGCTGCCGAAGATGATCGAGAAGGCGGGCGACGCCGGCCTGCGCGAGGGGTTCGAGCATCATCTCGACGAGACCCGCACCCATGTCTCGCGGCTCGAGCGCGTCTTCGCCCTGCTGGGGCAGGATGCTAAGGGCACGACCTGTCCCGCGATCGACGGGATCATCAAGGAAGCCAATGAAGTGGCGGGCGATATCGCCGAGCAGGACGTGCTGGATGCGGCCCTCGCCGCCGCGGCCCAGGCGGTCGAACATTACGAAATGACCCGCTACGGCACGCTCATCGCCTGGTCGAAGGAACTGGGGCGCCCGGAAGTGGCGTCGATCCTCGAGCAGACCCTGTCCGAGGAGAAGGCGGCCGACATGAAGCTCACGAAGCTGGCCGAGGCCCGCCTGAACCGCGCGGCGTGA
- a CDS encoding molybdopterin-dependent oxidoreductase has product MTLAAGNFLALVLAVSAAGAPALATQTDVLPAPVEAPLLTVQGAIGVTNAEGRAEFDLPMLRSLPARSFQTSTVWTEGVHEFEGVPLRTLLERLGAAKDASVSAVAVNDYAVEIPASAIEDDAPIIAYHIDGATFSRREKGPLWVIFPYDEDARYRSEVTYGQSIWQLDRLTVHP; this is encoded by the coding sequence ATGACCCTAGCCGCGGGTAACTTCCTGGCTCTTGTTCTGGCTGTCTCGGCCGCGGGTGCTCCGGCCCTCGCGACCCAGACGGATGTCCTGCCGGCCCCGGTCGAGGCTCCGCTCCTCACCGTTCAGGGCGCCATCGGCGTCACGAATGCCGAGGGACGGGCGGAGTTCGATCTGCCGATGCTTCGGTCGCTGCCAGCGCGCAGCTTCCAGACCTCCACGGTCTGGACCGAAGGCGTGCACGAGTTCGAGGGCGTGCCGCTGCGGACGCTGCTCGAGCGGCTCGGGGCCGCCAAAGATGCCTCGGTCTCGGCGGTGGCCGTCAACGATTATGCCGTAGAGATCCCCGCCTCCGCCATCGAGGACGATGCCCCGATCATCGCCTATCACATTGACGGCGCGACCTTCTCGCGCCGCGAGAAGGGGCCGCTCTGGGTGATCTTCCCGTATGACGAGGATGCGCGCTACCGCTCCGAGGTGACCTACGGTCAGAGCATCTGGCAGCTCGACAGGTTGACCGTGCACCCATGA
- a CDS encoding flagellar basal body L-ring protein FlgH: MSRRMSLIALALLLAPAACSTYVEDRASEAWAPVYPVEEAGRLDSLPTGGIYSSASRGLFVSDRRAARVGDIVTVDFDEKFSASKSQSASGSRKSDYAIDLPDALTLGLDDGVLDNSTDQGFSGKGAASQSNSLRGRMSVSVTRVLPGGNLEIMGQKLLTLNNGNEYVRLKGVVRPEDIGPDNVVTSDRIAHAEIKYIGAGDTADTAKPGWLRRGLSVVSPL; encoded by the coding sequence ATGTCCCGCCGCATGTCCCTCATCGCGCTGGCCCTGCTGCTCGCGCCCGCCGCCTGCTCGACCTATGTCGAGGACCGCGCCTCCGAGGCCTGGGCCCCGGTCTATCCGGTCGAGGAGGCCGGGCGGCTCGACAGCCTGCCCACCGGCGGGATCTACAGCAGCGCCTCCCGCGGCCTCTTCGTCTCGGACCGGCGCGCGGCGCGGGTGGGAGACATCGTGACGGTGGATTTCGACGAGAAATTCTCGGCCTCGAAGTCGCAGAGCGCCTCGGGCTCGCGCAAGAGCGATTATGCGATCGACCTGCCCGATGCGCTCACGCTGGGGCTCGACGACGGGGTGCTCGACAATTCGACCGATCAGGGCTTTTCGGGCAAGGGGGCGGCCTCGCAGTCGAACTCGCTGCGCGGGCGGATGTCGGTCTCGGTCACGCGCGTGCTGCCGGGCGGCAATCTCGAGATCATGGGCCAGAAGCTCCTCACGCTGAACAACGGCAACGAATATGTCCGGCTGAAGGGCGTGGTGCGCCCCGAGGACATCGGGCCGGACAATGTGGTGACCTCGGACCGGATCGCCCATGCCGAGATCAAGTATATCGGCGCGGGCGACACTGCCGACACCGCGAAGCCCGGCTGGCTGCGGCGCGGCCTGTCCGTGGTCTCGCCGCTGTGA
- the flgG gene encoding flagellar basal-body rod protein FlgG, with amino-acid sequence MSTNAMHVASTGLNAQQTRMQVISNNLANVNTTGFKRDRANFESLLYQTWKPGGAQTSEATAMTSPSAVGTGVRVVSTEKLYTQGSLANTDNALDLAIDGPGFFQVLMPDGRMGYTRNGTFSQNAEGTITTPSGYVVQPEIQIPEGAVSVTISSDGIVSVLMPDETEAQEVGQMTLATFANPRGLQPVGETFAVETGASGEAVIGNPVEPGFGKLVQGSLEASNVNVVQELVDMIETQRAYEVNSKSISASDEMMQYLSNKL; translated from the coding sequence ATGTCCACCAATGCGATGCATGTCGCCTCGACCGGTCTCAATGCCCAGCAGACCCGGATGCAGGTGATCTCGAACAACCTCGCCAACGTCAACACGACAGGGTTCAAGCGCGACCGCGCCAATTTCGAGAGCCTCCTCTACCAGACCTGGAAGCCCGGCGGGGCGCAGACGTCCGAAGCCACCGCCATGACCTCGCCCTCGGCGGTGGGGACGGGGGTCCGCGTCGTCTCGACGGAAAAGCTCTACACGCAGGGCTCGCTCGCCAATACCGACAATGCGCTCGATCTGGCCATCGACGGGCCGGGCTTCTTTCAGGTGCTGATGCCCGACGGGCGCATGGGCTACACCCGGAACGGCACCTTCTCGCAGAATGCCGAAGGCACCATCACCACCCCCTCGGGCTATGTCGTGCAGCCCGAGATCCAGATCCCCGAGGGCGCGGTCTCGGTCACCATCTCGTCGGACGGGATCGTGTCGGTGCTGATGCCCGACGAGACCGAGGCTCAGGAGGTGGGCCAGATGACCCTCGCCACCTTCGCCAACCCGCGCGGCCTCCAGCCCGTGGGCGAGACCTTCGCGGTCGAGACCGGGGCCTCGGGCGAGGCGGTGATCGGCAATCCGGTCGAGCCCGGCTTCGGAAAGCTCGTGCAGGGGTCCCTCGAAGCCTCGAACGTCAACGTGGTGCAGGAGCTGGTCGACATGATCGAGACCCAGCGCGCCTACGAGGTCAATTCCAAGTCCATCTCGGCCTCCGACGAGATGATGCAGTATCTTTCCAACAAGCTCTGA
- the flgB gene encoding flagellar basal body rod protein FlgB — translation MTGFRDQLGVHAQALVLRETRNNLLTSNIANAATPHYKARDIDFGAELARASGNGTLRTTEARHFAAGGPAARGEALYRDPVTPSLDGNTVEMAVEQMEFAENTLRYQTSLALLNRRISGLMTAIKGE, via the coding sequence ATGACGGGATTTCGCGATCAGCTGGGGGTCCATGCGCAGGCCCTCGTCCTGCGCGAGACGCGCAACAACCTGCTGACCTCGAACATCGCGAATGCCGCGACCCCGCATTACAAGGCGCGCGACATCGACTTCGGAGCGGAGCTCGCCCGGGCGTCGGGCAACGGCACGCTGCGCACCACCGAGGCGCGCCATTTCGCGGCGGGCGGCCCGGCCGCGAGGGGCGAGGCGCTCTACCGCGATCCGGTCACGCCCTCGCTCGACGGCAACACGGTCGAGATGGCCGTGGAGCAGATGGAATTTGCGGAAAACACCCTGCGCTACCAGACGAGCCTCGCGCTCCTCAACCGGCGCATCTCGGGCCTGATGACGGCGATCAAGGGGGAATGA